The Musa acuminata AAA Group cultivar baxijiao chromosome BXJ1-3, Cavendish_Baxijiao_AAA, whole genome shotgun sequence genome window below encodes:
- the LOC103973422 gene encoding putative invertase inhibitor: MRPSSICILLAVAVLLHHHLLPGVEASVEKACRDAANSSPNIKYDFCVAALRSYPGSRSADKKGLAVIAASLTKDKATSVSAKVKSLLAKASDKKKKQCLESCESVYEDVLSDLDTSIPAIKEGRLGDAKTYLSAAVDAPSTCEEGFEELQVPSPLTKEDSDLTQICIIALAFTNMLG, translated from the coding sequence ATGAGGCCGTCCTCCATCTGTATCCTCCTAGCGGTGGcagtcctcctccaccaccacctcctccccggGGTGGAGGCATCGGTGGAGAAGGCCTGCAGGGACGCAGCGAATAGCAGCCCCAATATCAAGTACGACTTCTGCGTGGCGGCGCTCCGCTCGTACCCGGGAAGCCGGTCGGCGGACAAGAAGGGGCTGGCGGTGATAGCGGCTAGCTTGACGAAGGACAAAGCCACCAGCGTCAGCGCTAAGGTCAAGAGTTTGCTAGCCAAGGCGAGtgataagaagaagaagcagtGCTTGGAGTCTTGCGAGAGCGTTTACGAGGACGTGCTCTCAGACCTCGACACGTCCATCCCGGCCATCAAGGAGGGTCGCCTGGGCGACGCTAAGACTTATCTCAGCGCTGCTGTGGACGCGCCCAGCACCTGCGAGGAGGGTTTCGAGGAGCTGCAGGTCCCCTCGCCCTTGACCAAGGAGGACTCCGACTTGACGCAGATCTGCATTATTGCTTTAGCCTTCACAAATATGCTTGGGTGA